Proteins from a genomic interval of Gemmatimonadaceae bacterium:
- a CDS encoding prepilin-type N-terminal cleavage/methylation domain-containing protein — protein sequence MPRLRSTALPRGRRGFSIVELLIALVMMGVIGLVASRLMLGQQRFYQRTNEQMGMRRELRTALSLLPAELRSISSSGGDIRTFDANSITFRSVLGIGVVCARTNNSIDIPPTNMARNSLSGWYSQPAIGDTIWAFNDSLSRGAEDDVWTPLRITAVQSSTGYCAGSPYTDAALDVNKARWRFTVTPNVPDSVVAGAALRFTRSTKYELQQQGSTSRYYLARSEYVNGAWSAATWVSGPYAAPTNLGSSGIRLAMYDSTGAAVTDVAQSRRIARIDLRLRATGLNSSGTFGVTNTSNTDSVLFRIALRNRQ from the coding sequence ATGCCGCGATTGAGGTCGACCGCCCTGCCGCGCGGCCGGCGCGGCTTCTCGATCGTGGAGCTGCTCATTGCGCTCGTCATGATGGGCGTCATTGGCCTGGTGGCCTCGCGCCTCATGCTCGGGCAGCAGCGCTTCTACCAGCGGACCAACGAGCAGATGGGCATGCGCCGCGAATTGCGCACGGCGCTGAGCCTGCTGCCCGCCGAGTTGCGCTCGATCTCCTCCTCCGGAGGCGACATCCGGACGTTTGACGCGAACTCCATCACCTTCCGCTCGGTGCTGGGGATTGGCGTGGTGTGCGCCCGCACGAACAACTCCATCGATATCCCGCCCACGAACATGGCGCGGAACTCGCTGTCCGGGTGGTACTCGCAGCCCGCGATCGGCGACACGATCTGGGCGTTCAACGACAGTCTGTCGCGCGGTGCCGAAGACGATGTGTGGACGCCGCTTCGCATCACCGCGGTGCAGTCCTCGACCGGGTACTGCGCCGGGTCGCCCTATACCGATGCCGCGCTCGATGTGAACAAGGCGCGGTGGCGCTTTACCGTCACGCCCAACGTACCGGACTCGGTGGTGGCCGGTGCCGCGCTTCGCTTCACGCGCTCCACCAAGTACGAACTGCAGCAGCAGGGCTCGACCAGTCGCTACTATCTGGCCCGCAGTGAATACGTCAACGGCGCCTGGAGCGCGGCCACCTGGGTCAGCGGGCCGTACGCGGCGCCGACGAACCTGGGGTCGAGTGGCATCCGCCTCGCGATGTACGACAGTACCGGCGCCGCCGTCACCGATGTCGCGCAAAGCCGACGCATCGCGCGCATCGATCTGCGACTGCGCGCCACGGGCCTCAACAGTTCGGGCACCTTCGGGGTGACGAACACGTCGAACACGGATTCCGTCCTCTTCCGCATCGCCCTGAGGAACCGGCAATGA
- a CDS encoding pilus assembly PilX N-terminal domain-containing protein, with amino-acid sequence MIQRTLRLMFTRRRATDGDTARPAYPTPAVRLRARQGIAMVIALIIVVLGVLSTGAIFTAMQEFRGGRNSLVEQRAFAVAEFGLNSEISNWNRSRNLPPPTGMAIGAIDSSNVFVANLDTAKVYIQRLTQNTFAVRSVGRASIGIDQMEAQRQTQVIVRIAYPTINPGGAITTAGNIDVKGSAAITGINTNPAGWTQCANIAGRDTFAISYAPGKSVSIQKANMVTNGINADVAAGDSNTYVRYGTESWNTLVANADITLPGGTYGPEPVGTATTCDYSGIENWGEPLRVGGGGVTYVAGCKDYFPIIYASGSIGLSKGRGQGILLVNGDVRLNGNFQWYGLIIARDDIVKGNGTFDMWGSVMSRNADVTDPNSITGNSNFQWSKCAVESALRGSAILTRTRERSWAQIY; translated from the coding sequence ATGATCCAGCGCACCCTTCGTCTCATGTTCACCCGCCGCCGAGCCACCGACGGCGACACCGCGCGACCGGCGTATCCCACCCCAGCGGTTCGACTGCGGGCCCGACAGGGCATCGCCATGGTGATCGCCCTGATCATCGTCGTGCTCGGTGTGCTTTCGACCGGCGCGATCTTCACCGCGATGCAGGAGTTCCGCGGCGGTCGCAATTCGCTGGTCGAACAGCGCGCGTTTGCGGTGGCCGAGTTCGGGCTCAACTCCGAAATCTCCAACTGGAACCGCAGCCGCAACCTGCCGCCGCCGACGGGCATGGCGATTGGCGCGATCGATTCGTCGAACGTGTTCGTCGCCAACCTCGACACCGCCAAGGTGTACATCCAGCGGCTGACGCAGAACACGTTCGCCGTGCGCTCGGTGGGCCGTGCCTCGATTGGCATCGACCAGATGGAAGCGCAGCGGCAGACGCAGGTGATCGTGCGTATTGCGTATCCGACCATCAATCCGGGCGGGGCCATCACCACCGCCGGCAACATCGACGTCAAGGGATCGGCCGCCATCACGGGGATCAACACCAACCCCGCCGGCTGGACCCAGTGCGCCAACATCGCCGGGCGCGACACCTTCGCGATCAGCTATGCACCGGGCAAGTCGGTGTCGATTCAGAAGGCCAACATGGTCACCAACGGCATCAACGCCGATGTGGCGGCCGGTGACTCGAACACGTATGTCCGATACGGCACGGAAAGCTGGAACACGCTCGTCGCCAACGCGGACATCACGCTCCCGGGCGGTACGTACGGGCCCGAGCCGGTCGGCACGGCGACGACGTGTGACTATTCGGGCATTGAGAACTGGGGCGAACCGTTGCGCGTCGGCGGCGGCGGCGTGACCTATGTCGCTGGCTGCAAGGACTACTTCCCGATCATTTACGCGTCCGGCAGCATTGGGCTCAGCAAGGGCCGCGGCCAGGGCATCCTGCTCGTGAATGGCGACGTGCGACTGAACGGCAACTTTCAGTGGTACGGCCTGATCATCGCCCGTGACGACATCGTGAAGGGCAATGGCACATTCGACATGTGGGGCTCGGTCATGTCGCGCAACGCCGACGTGACCGACCCGAACTCCATCACCGGTAACTCGAACTTCCAGTGGTCCAAGTGCGCGGTGGAATCCGCGCTGCGCGGCTCGGCGATCCTGACCCGCACCCGAGAACGCAGCTGGGCGCAGATCTACTGA
- a CDS encoding MOSC domain-containing protein, which yields MTPVPRVAALTIYPLKSAAGIEVSAMELDAWGAVGDRRWLLVDDAGQAITARTVPALLTIAPQVVDTARDGTMTLTAPGRSPMVVPVPEASAPLVPVQIWDDAVVARAASHEASAWCADVLGQSCRLVRVSRETQRPLAPRFAGPLPFAGRHVTFTDGAPLLVLGLASIEALNARLVEQGAFALMDRRRFRANIWLDGLAPHAEDTWRAVRIGDVALGLGSRCPRCVLTTIDPDTLERGAEPLRTMATYRREGGGVVFGINTTHADPGWIRVRDEVTVDAMREDAPPAQ from the coding sequence ATGACGCCCGTGCCGCGGGTCGCCGCCCTCACGATCTATCCGCTCAAGTCGGCGGCGGGGATCGAGGTGAGTGCGATGGAGCTCGACGCGTGGGGCGCGGTGGGCGATCGTCGGTGGCTGCTCGTCGACGACGCCGGGCAGGCCATCACCGCCCGCACCGTACCGGCGCTGCTCACCATCGCCCCGCAGGTCGTGGACACGGCGCGCGATGGGACGATGACGCTCACCGCGCCCGGGCGCTCGCCCATGGTGGTCCCGGTGCCGGAGGCGAGCGCGCCGCTCGTGCCGGTGCAGATCTGGGATGATGCCGTCGTGGCGCGGGCCGCGAGCCACGAGGCCAGTGCGTGGTGCGCCGATGTGCTCGGGCAATCGTGTCGGCTGGTACGGGTGAGCCGCGAGACCCAGCGCCCGTTGGCGCCGCGCTTTGCCGGCCCGCTCCCGTTTGCCGGGCGGCATGTCACGTTCACCGACGGGGCCCCGCTGCTCGTGCTGGGGCTCGCCAGCATCGAGGCACTCAATGCGCGACTCGTGGAGCAGGGGGCCTTCGCCCTGATGGACCGGCGGCGCTTCCGGGCCAATATCTGGCTCGACGGCCTGGCGCCGCATGCCGAAGACACGTGGCGCGCCGTGCGCATCGGCGACGTGGCGCTGGGCCTCGGCTCACGCTGTCCACGCTGTGTGCTGACCACGATCGACCCGGACACCCTTGAACGCGGCGCCGAACCGCTGCGCACCATGGCGACCTATCGCCGAGAGGGCGGGGGCGTGGTGTTCGGGATCAATACGACGCACGCGGACCCGGGATGGATCCGCGTGCGTGATGAGGTCACCGTGGATGCGATGCGTGAGGACGCACCACCCGCTCAGTAG
- a CDS encoding amino acid permease, with product MSVHYAAKLGTFSGTMLVVGGIIGAGIFLSPAVVAQRVGTAPLTLGAWGLGALVAIIGGFVYAELGARRPQAGGTYVYLRDAYGTLPAFLYGWALFLIMATGAIAAVAMTGANYLADLLGLGAGAGRPIAITLIAVLTLLNVLGVRIGATTGNVLTVLKLAAIAVLVVAALSFTPQHPSPVVIDPAAVPQPPAGAWATVVAMGAALVPVLFSFGGWQQTNAVAEELIDPARTLPRALILGVLIVAATYLLVNLAYLRALGLDGLAASRAPAADTMFVYLGATGRTLITAGIVTSTVGFLGMVILMSARVYQAMAADGLFFRSMATLHPRAQTPVAALLAQGAVALALLLTGTYGQLLDYVVFADWIFFGSTAASLFVLRARDGAGQQPSVKAWLHPVSTAIFVAAAIYVVIGSIVSNPGNALRGAILLALGLPVYAYWNRQRTAAGRA from the coding sequence ATGTCCGTTCACTACGCCGCCAAGCTCGGCACGTTTTCAGGCACCATGCTGGTCGTCGGTGGCATCATCGGGGCGGGCATTTTCCTGTCGCCGGCCGTGGTGGCCCAGCGGGTCGGCACCGCCCCGCTCACCCTCGGGGCGTGGGGGCTTGGCGCCCTCGTGGCCATCATCGGCGGCTTTGTGTACGCCGAGCTGGGGGCGCGCCGCCCGCAGGCCGGCGGCACCTACGTGTACCTGCGTGACGCCTACGGCACCCTCCCCGCCTTCCTGTACGGGTGGGCGCTGTTCCTGATCATGGCCACCGGCGCCATCGCGGCCGTGGCCATGACCGGCGCCAACTATCTCGCCGACCTCCTCGGGCTGGGCGCGGGCGCCGGTCGCCCCATCGCGATCACGCTCATCGCGGTGCTCACCCTGCTCAACGTGCTCGGCGTGCGCATCGGGGCCACCACCGGCAATGTGCTCACGGTGCTCAAGCTGGCCGCGATCGCGGTGCTCGTCGTGGCCGCCCTCTCCTTCACGCCGCAACACCCCTCGCCGGTGGTGATCGACCCGGCAGCCGTCCCGCAGCCCCCGGCCGGCGCGTGGGCCACGGTCGTGGCGATGGGCGCCGCGCTCGTCCCCGTGCTCTTCTCCTTCGGGGGATGGCAGCAGACGAACGCCGTGGCCGAGGAACTGATCGACCCGGCCCGCACGCTGCCACGCGCCCTCATTCTGGGCGTGCTGATCGTGGCGGCGACGTACCTGCTGGTGAATCTCGCGTACTTGCGCGCGCTGGGGCTCGACGGGCTCGCCGCCAGCCGCGCGCCGGCCGCCGACACGATGTTCGTGTATCTCGGTGCGACCGGTCGCACGCTCATCACGGCGGGCATCGTGACATCCACCGTGGGCTTTCTGGGGATGGTCATTCTCATGTCGGCGCGCGTGTACCAGGCCATGGCGGCCGACGGGCTCTTCTTCCGCAGCATGGCCACGTTGCACCCCCGCGCGCAGACGCCGGTGGCGGCGCTGCTCGCGCAGGGCGCGGTTGCGCTGGCGTTGCTCCTCACCGGCACGTATGGCCAGCTGCTGGACTATGTGGTGTTTGCGGACTGGATCTTCTTTGGCTCCACGGCGGCGTCGCTCTTTGTGCTTCGCGCGCGCGATGGCGCCGGCCAGCAGCCCTCGGTGAAGGCGTGGCTCCACCCGGTGAGTACGGCCATCTTCGTGGCGGCCGCGATCTACGTGGTGATTGGCTCGATCGTCTCCAATCCGGGCAATGCGCTGCGCGGCGCCATCCTGCTGGCGCTGGGGCTCCCGGTGTACGCGTACTGGAATCGCCAGCGCACGGCGGCCGGCCGCGCATGA
- a CDS encoding insulinase family protein, producing the protein MSVDLIRRPAQRPRRPLGRAVGHTLLAIALAVRPLALVAQKAPSIPHEKYTLPNGLEVILHVDRSVPIVAVEQFYKVGSGDEKKGRTGFAHLFEHVMFMGSQNVPVGKFDEWLEAAGASNNGSTTEDRTNYYETGPSNALPLMLWLDADRMGWLLPTMDQAKLDLQRDVVKNERRQSYDNVPYGRAFETLLPVMFPADHPYSWPVIGSMSDLSAAALDDVKDFFRRYYAPNNATITIAGDFNPDSAKAWVSKYFSRIPRVEAPVRPTVPAVRLTKDTVLVMEDRVQLPRVYYAWHGVKAFSKDDAALEALGEILANGKSSRLYKTLVYEKQIAASVNYGNQSNKLDGLLLLSATAKPNVHPRELDAEIAKTIRDIATNGITDRELTRVKNGVRASMLDRLSSVLGKASQLSYYNYFTGTPDYMAQDLARYEALTAADIQRAAQQYLVQQPKIVLTVVPEGKKDLALTTPAGGAK; encoded by the coding sequence ATGTCCGTCGACCTGATCCGTCGTCCTGCCCAGCGCCCGCGCCGCCCGCTGGGGCGCGCCGTCGGCCATACCCTGCTGGCGATCGCGTTGGCCGTGCGCCCCCTCGCGCTGGTCGCGCAGAAAGCGCCGAGCATTCCCCACGAGAAGTACACCCTGCCCAACGGCCTCGAGGTCATTCTGCATGTGGATCGCTCGGTCCCGATCGTGGCCGTCGAGCAGTTCTACAAGGTGGGCTCGGGCGACGAGAAGAAGGGGCGGACCGGCTTCGCCCATCTGTTCGAACACGTGATGTTCATGGGGTCGCAGAACGTGCCTGTCGGCAAGTTCGACGAATGGCTCGAGGCCGCGGGCGCGAGCAACAACGGCTCGACCACCGAAGACCGCACCAACTACTACGAGACCGGCCCATCGAATGCCCTGCCCCTCATGCTCTGGCTCGATGCCGATCGCATGGGGTGGCTGCTCCCCACGATGGATCAGGCCAAGCTCGACCTGCAGCGCGACGTCGTGAAGAACGAACGCCGCCAGAGCTACGACAACGTCCCGTACGGGCGCGCCTTCGAAACGCTGCTGCCGGTGATGTTCCCCGCCGATCACCCGTACTCGTGGCCGGTGATCGGGTCGATGTCCGATCTGAGCGCCGCCGCGCTCGACGATGTGAAGGACTTCTTCCGCCGCTACTACGCGCCCAACAACGCCACCATCACCATCGCCGGTGACTTCAACCCCGATTCGGCCAAGGCGTGGGTATCGAAGTACTTCAGCCGGATTCCGCGCGTCGAGGCGCCGGTGCGCCCCACGGTGCCGGCGGTGCGCCTCACGAAGGACACGGTGCTGGTGATGGAGGACCGCGTGCAGCTGCCGCGCGTGTACTATGCGTGGCACGGCGTGAAGGCCTTTTCGAAGGATGATGCGGCGCTCGAGGCCCTTGGGGAGATTCTCGCCAACGGCAAGAGCTCGCGCCTGTACAAGACGCTCGTGTACGAAAAGCAGATCGCGGCGAGTGTGAACTACGGCAACCAGTCGAACAAGCTGGACGGCCTGCTGCTGCTGAGCGCCACCGCCAAGCCCAATGTGCATCCGCGGGAGCTCGATGCGGAGATCGCGAAGACCATTCGCGACATTGCCACCAACGGCATCACCGATCGGGAGCTGACGCGCGTCAAGAACGGCGTGCGGGCGTCGATGCTCGATCGCCTGTCCAGTGTGCTCGGCAAGGCGTCGCAGCTCAGCTACTACAACTACTTCACCGGCACGCCGGATTACATGGCCCAGGACCTCGCGCGCTACGAGGCGCTCACCGCGGCCGACATTCAGCGCGCGGCCCAGCAGTACCTCGTGCAGCAGCCCAAGATCGTGCTCACCGTTGTGCCCGAGGGGAAGAAGGACCTCGCGCTCACCACGCCCGCCGGAGGGGCCAAGTAA